In Gopherus flavomarginatus isolate rGopFla2 chromosome 5, rGopFla2.mat.asm, whole genome shotgun sequence, one DNA window encodes the following:
- the GPR61 gene encoding G-protein coupled receptor 61: MEPSLPTQWAWNSSRPGRLLHTSQSTMHPNSTLDTKTRDVASESIGLFFMLLIDLTAIVGNVAVMTVIIKTPALRKFVFVFHLCLVDLLAALTLMPLAILSSSAFFNSTIFGEAMCRVYLFLSVCFISMCILSISAINVERYYYVVHPMRYEVKMTVGLVVCVLVGVWIKAVVMSIIPVLGWLSLNRFNASPAYSSRSCSLQWSQSSYCKFFVVFFAIFYFLLPVLIILVVYCSMFKVARVAAMHHGPLPTWMDTPRQRSESLSSRSTMVTSSGAPQTTPQRTFGGGKAAIILLAVGGQFLFCWMPYFSFHLYSALSSQSFPGRQVESVVTWIGYFCFTSNPFFYGCLNRQIRGELSRHLTCFFKQPPEEDLRLPSREGSIEENFLQFLQGTGCNTESRNVLAHPSPKREPLGVDFRIPGQIAEETSEFLDQHITVSDSYIRAVPKPEL; the protein is encoded by the coding sequence ATGGAGCCTTCACTCCCTACACAGTGGGCATGGAATTCCTCCAGGCCAGGAAGACTGCTCCATACGTCCCAGAGCACCATGCATCCCAATTCCACCCTGGACACCAAGACCAGGGATGTGGCCTCAGAATCCATTGGGCTCTTCTTCATGCTCTTGATTGACCTGACGGCCATAGTGGGCAATGTGGCTGTGATGACCGTCATCATCAAGACACCAGCACTGAGGaagtttgtctttgtttttcacCTCTGTCTGGTGGACCTCTTGGCAGCCCTGACCCTCATGCCTTTGGCCATACTGTCAAGCTCCGCCTTCTTCAACAGCACCATCTTCGGCGAGGCCATGTGCCGTGTCTACCTCTTCCTGAGCGTCTGCTTCATCAGCATGTGCATCCTCTCCATCTCGGCCATTAACGTGGAGCGCTACTACTATGTGGTGCACCCCATGCGCTATGAGGTCAAGATGACTGTTGGCCTGGTGGTCTGTGTCCTGGTGGGGGTGTGGATCAAGGCAGTGGTCATGTCCATCATCCCTGTCCTGGGCTGGCTCTCCCTGAATCGTTTCAATGCCTCCCCAGCCTACAGCAGCCGGAGCTGCTCACTGCAGTGGAGCCAGAGCTCCTACTGCAAGTTCTTTGTGGTTTTCTTTGCCATCTTCTATTTCCTCCTGCCCGTCCTGATCATCCTAGTGGTCTACTGTAGCATGTTCAAGGTGGCCAGGGTGGCTGCCATGCACCATGGCCCACTCCCCACCTGGATGGATACACCGCGGCAGCGATCAGAATCCCTCAGTAGCAGGTCCACCATGGTGACCAGCTCGGGTGCCCCTCAGACTACCCCTCAGAGGacgtttgggggtgggaaggctgCTATCATTCTCCTAGCAGTTGGAGGGCAGTTCCTCTTCTGCTGGATGCCCTATTTCTCCTTCCATCTCTATTCAGCGCTGAGCTCTCAGTCCTTCCCTGGCCGGCAGGTGGAGAGTGTAGTCACCTGGATTGGCTACTTTTGCTTCACTTCCAACCCTTTCTTCTATGGGTGCCTCAACCGGCAGATCCGTGGGGAGCTCAGCAGGCACCTCACCTGCTTCTTCAAGCAGCCGCCAGAAGAGGACCTCCGGCTGCCCAGCCGCGAAGGGTCCATCGAGGAGAATTTCTTGCAGTTCCTGCAGGGGACTGGCTGCAACACAGAAAGCAGGAATGTTCTTGCCCACCCCTCTCCCAAAAGGGAGCCGCTCGGCGTCGATTTCCGAATCCCTGGGCAGATTGCAGAGGAGACCTCAGAGTTCCTTGACCAGCACATCACGGTCTCCGACAGCTACATCCGGGCCGTGCCTAAGCCCGAGCTGTAG